One stretch of Solenopsis invicta isolate M01_SB chromosome 16, UNIL_Sinv_3.0, whole genome shotgun sequence DNA includes these proteins:
- the LOC105203015 gene encoding ATP-dependent RNA helicase abstrakt: MSQNNQDNNEPLIKRYRREEEEDSPLDTDDDYQPYVPAKHRKKQLLTKLGKLGQLKEDATNGVGKSSSENERDDADNDDGQVWGRKSNISLLDQHTELKKLAEAKKESAMEKQLKEEEKILESVAENKALMGVAELAKGIQYKDPIKTNWQPPRVILNLGEMRHERVRRKLRILVEGDKVPPPLKAFKEMKFHKGILYGLEQKGIVKPTPIQVQGIPTVLSGRDMIGIASTGSGKTLVFVLPIIEFCLEQEIDMPFIKKEGPYGLIICPSRELAKQTFDIIRHYTNSIRQTDCPEIRCCLAIGGVPVSESLAVINKGVHIMVATPGRLMDMLHKKMVTLSVCRYLCMDEADRMIDMGFEEDVRTIFSFFRGQRQTLLFSATMPKRIQNFARSALVKPVTINVGRAGAASMNVVQEVEYVKQEAKIVYLLECLQKTAPPVLIFAEKKRDVDAIHEYLLIKGVEAVAIHGGIDQEERSRSVEAFRAGRKDVLVATDVASKGLDFAEVQHVINYDMPDDVENYVHRIGRTGRSGRTGIATTFINKANDESVLLDLKHLLMEAKQKVPPFLLELCSENEKYLNLGDERGCSYCGGLGHRITECPKLEAVQNKQASNIGRRDYLASNAADY, encoded by the exons ATGAGTCAGAATAATCAGGATAACAACGAACCCCTAATAAAg AGGTATAGAAGGGAAGAGGAAGAAGACAGCCCTTTGGATACGGATGACGATTACCAGCCATATGTACCTGCCAAGCATCGTAAAAAGCAATTGCTCACAAAATTGGGTAAACTTGGACAGTTAAAAGAGGATGCTACCAATGGCGTTGGGAAAAGCAGCAGCGAGAATGAGAGGGATGATGCTGATAACGACGACGGCCAAGTCTGGGGAAGAAAATCCAATATCTCTCTTCTCGATCAACATAcagaattgaagaaattagctGAAG CCAAGAAAGAGAGTGCCATGGAGAAGCAGTTGAAGGAGGAAGAAAAGATTCTTGAGAGCGTGGCTGAGAATAAAGCTCTAATGGGTGTAGCTGAATTAGCCAAGGGTATTCAATACAAGGATCCTATCAAAACCAATTGGCAACCACCAAGAGTGATACTCAATCTTGGTGAGATGCGTCATGAGAGAGTACGCAGAAAGCTCAGGATACTTGTGGAAGGTGACAAAGTGCCACCACCCTTGAAAGCTTTCAAGGAAATGAAATTTCATAAAGGAATCTTGTATGGGCTGGAACAGAAGGGTATTGTCAAGCCAACTCCAATTCAAGTCCAAGGAATACCCACCGT CTTGTCTGGTCGCGACATGATTGGTATAGCTTCCACCGGTAGCGGTAAAACATTGGTGTTTGTTTTACCTATCATTGAATTTTGTTTGGAACAAGAAATTGACATGCCCTTTATTAAGAAGGAAGGACCTTatg gCTTGATAATATGTCCTTCGAGAGAATTAGCTAAGCAAACTTTTGACATAATTCGGCATTATACCAATAGCATAAGGCAAACGGACTGTCCAGAAATACGCTGTTGTTTGGCAATCGGAGGTGTACCGGTTTCGGAGTCATTAGCTGTAATTAACAA aGGAGTACATATAATGGTAGCGACACCGGGCCGATTAATGGATATGTTACATAAAAAGATGGTCACTTTAAGTGTATGCCGTTATCTTTGCATGGACGAGGCGGATCGCATGATAGATATGGGATTCGAGGAAGATGTGcgaacaatattttcatttttcagg gGTCAGAGGCAAACGCTTTTATTCTCCGCTACTATGCCGAAAAGAATTCAAAACTTTGCGCGTTCAGCATTGGTGAAACCTGTAACGATAAACGTTGGCCGTGCTGGAGCTGCATCAATGAATGTGGTACAGGAAGTAGAGTATGTCAAGCAAGAGGCTAAGATCGTTTATCTCTTGGAATGTCTTCAGAAGACTGCGCCGCCGGTTTTAATATTCGCAGAAAAAAAGCGCGACGTGGACGCCATTCATGAGTATCTGCTTATAAAAGGAGTAGAGGCTGTTGCGATACATGGAGGAATAG ACCAGGAGGAAAGATCACGTTCGGTGGAAGCGTTTCGTGCAGGTCGGAAAGACGTGCTTGTTGCGACAGATGTTGCATCGAAAGGTCTCGATTTCGCTGAAGTGCAACACGTTATTAATTATGACATGCCAGATGACGTAGAAAATTATg tgCACAGGATAGGACGAACTGGTCGTTCTGGACGTACTGGAATAGCGACCACTTTCATTAATAAAGCAAATGATGAATCGGTACTGCTCGATCTTAAACATCTGCTGATGGAAGCAAAGCAAAAGGTGCCACCGTTCTTGCTGGAACTTTGttcagaaaatgaaaaatatctcaatttGGGAG aCGAACGGGGCTGCAGTTATTGTGGTGGACTTGGACACAGGATTACAGAGTGTCCGAAATTGGAGGCTGTGCAGAATAAGCAGGCATCCAATATCGGGCGTCGCGATTATTTGGCCAGTAATGCCGCTGATTATTAA
- the LOC105203019 gene encoding V-type proton ATPase subunit B produces the protein MYSKTISNHQANKEHVLAVSRDFIAQPRLTYKTVSGVNGPLVILDEVKFPKFAEIVQLKLADGSLRSGQVLEVSGSKAVVQVFEGTSGIDAKNTHCEFTGDILRTPVSEDMLGRVFNGSGKPIDKGPPILAEDYLDIQGQPINPWSRIYPEEMIQTGISAIDVMNSIARGQKIPIFSAAGLPHNEIAAQICRQAGLVKVPGKSVLDSHEDNFAIVFAAMGVNMETARFFKQDFEENGSMENVCLFLNLANDPTIERIITPRLALTAAEFLAYQCEKHVLVILTDMSSYAEALREVSAAREEVPGRRGFPGYMYTDLATIYERAGRVEGRNGSITQIPILTMPNDDITHPIPDLTGYITEGQIYVDRQLYNRQIYPPVNVLPSLSRLMKSAIGEGMTRKDHSDVSNQLYACYAIGKDVQAMKAVVGEEALTPDDLLYLEFLSKFEKNFISQGSYENRTVFESLDIGWQLLRIFPKEMLKRIPASTLAEFYPRDSRH, from the exons ATGTATTCCAAGACCATCAGCAACCACCAAGCGAACAAGGAGCACGTGCTCGCCGTGTCCCGGGACTTCATCGCGCAACCCCGTCTCA ctTATAAGACAGTATCTGGAGTAAATGGTCCATTAGTGATATTGGACGAAGTAAAATTCCCAAAATTCGCCGAAATTGTACAACTGAAGCTCGCCGATGGCTCCCTACGTTCCGGCCAAGTACTGGAGGTCTCTGGATCCAAAGCGGTGGTCCAGGTTTTCGAAGGCACGTCTGGCATCGACGCGAAGAACACTCACTGCGAATTCACTGGTGACATTTTGCGGACCCCGGTGTCCGAGGACATGCTGGGCCGTGTCTTTAACGGCTCAGGAAAACCGATTGACAAAGGACCGCCAATCCTCGCAGAAGATTATCTGGACATTCAGGGACAACCTATTAACCCATGGTCTCGTATCTATCCAGAAGAAATGATCCAAACTGGAATATCAGCCATTGATGTTATGAACTCCATTGCTCGTGGCCAGAAAATTCCCATCTTCTCTGCTGCTGGTCTGCCGCATAACGAG ATTGCCGCACAAATCTGTCGTCAAGCAGGTCTCGTGAAAGTGCCCGGTAAATCGGTTCTCGATTCTCACGAGGACAACTTCGCCATCGTGTTTGCGGCTATGGGTGTCAACATGGAGACTGCTCGTTTCTTCAAACAAGATTTCGAGGAGAATGGCTCTATGGAAAACGTGTGCCTATTTTTGAATCTAGCAAACGATCCGACGATCGAGAGAATCATCACGCCTCGTCTCGCCCTAACAGCGGCCGAATTTCTGGCATATCAATGCGAAAAACACGTGTTGGTCATTCTCACAGATATGTCCTCGTATGCTGAGGCGTTGCGTGAGGTCTCGGCCGCCCGTGAGGAGGTACCGGGTAGACGCGGTTTCCCTGGCTACATGTACACCGATCTCGCCACGATTTACGAGCGTGCCGGCCGTGTGGAGGGACGCAACGGCTCCATCACGCAGATCCCAATTCTCACTATGCCGAACGACGATATCACTCACCCAATTCCCGATCTTACTGGATATATCACCGAGGGTCAGATCTACGTCGATCGTCAGCTGTACAATAGGCAAATCTATCCACCTGTGAATGTACTACCGTCTCTGTCACGTCTCATGAAATCTGCCATTGGCGAGGGTATGACGCGAAAGGATCACTCCGATGTGTCCAATCAATTG TACGCGTGTTACGCTATTGGAAAGGACGTCCAGGCGATGAAAGCTGTTGTGGGAGAAGAGGCGTTGACACCAGACGACCTGTTATACTTGGAATTCCTGTCAAagtttgagaaaaactttatcTCGCAAGGCAGCTACGAAAACCGCACGGTCTTCGAGTCACTGGACATCGGTTGGCAACTTCTGCGAATCTTTCCCAAGGAGATGCTTAAGCGAATTCCAGCCAGCACGCTTGCAGAATTTTATCCAAGAGATTCTCGTCATTAA
- the LOC105203014 gene encoding titin produces the protein MTTRKPRILPGLTKTQALRQAKSATVIREYEQKQETVRPKPQPALADPGRRRRYTPAEPRRVDFSKPAMTKAMMARMKHAEKFQRELFERKQEETMRRRPRRTPAPIGGDPRFGRERLPPTRRAPTPSPPVSPPRPTRMPERRVPEPLPAIPERTKELARSMNAQVIQAEPVGEGPIDSIVIPPRSVDENRTTIVSIPQPPMASMQATNSEVANRSIRVISETLDEQDAAEASAVQGKLEDLQQARRDFVMAVANVGGNAVQLAEEERPRYVYRVPDIESEMFRVEYGREHPSVVAAREFAQRSMAGIRAREEARRYEREFERRAQEPLPEDLRFDVPFEEEFLREGDISWEEEEDIPVPTRIKATMRDIPRREAPYEYRPFDPEELERFFDVEQYPPVLPRGPPPGREHLPPELWEIEDPWATCGICPKQEVSDLIRFESP, from the exons ATGACGACCCGGAAGCCGCGAATTCTACCTGGTCTCACAAAGACACAGGCACTGCGGCAGGCGAAGAGTGCCACTGTAATAAGAGAATATGAGCAGAAACAGGAAACGGTACGACCTAAACCACAGCCGGCCTTGGCAGATCCTGGTAGAAGGCGACGATATACTCCAGCTGAGCCGAGGAGAGTTGATTTTAGTAAACCGGCTATGACAAAGGCGATGATGGCCCGGATGAAGCATGCGGAAAAGTTCCAAAGGGAACTTTTCGAACGTAAACAAGAAGAGACTATGCGAAGGAGGCCAAGGAGGACACCTGCGCCGATCGGCGGTGATCCTAG ATTTGGTAGAGAGAGGCTGCCACCCACTAGACGCGCCCCGACGCCGTCTCCGCCGGTTTCGCCTCCAAGACCAACGAGAATGCCGGAAAGAAGAGTGCCAGAACCGCTTCCGGCTATTCCGGAAAGAACTAAAGAACTGGCGAGGTCTATGAACGCTCAGGTGATCCAAGCCGAGCCGGTTGGCGAGGGTCCAATTGATAGCATCGTGATACCGCCAAGATCGGTAGATGAGAATCGCACTACCATCGTCAGCATCCCCCAACCACCTATGGCCAGTATGCAGGCTACGAATTCCGAAGTGGCAAACCGCTCGATTCGAGTGATCAG TGAGACTCTTGATGAGCAAGATGCTGCAGAAGCGTCCGCGGTGCAAGGTAAGTTAGAGGATTTGCAACAAGCGAGACGGGACTTTGTAATGGCTGTAGCGAACGTCGGCGGTAACGCTGTACAACTCGCGGAAGAAGAGAGACCTAGATACGTTTACAG AGTCCCTGACATCGAGAGCGAGATGTTCCGTGTCGAATACGGCCGAGAACATCCAAGTGTTGTGGCGGCTCGCGAATTTGCCCAAAGAAGCATGGCTGGTATCAGGGCGCGTGAGGAAGCTCGTCGATACGAACGGGAGTTCGAGAGGAGAGCTCAGGAGCCGTTGCCGGAGGATCTGCGCTTTGATGTGCCGTTCGAGGAGGAGTTTTTACGCGAGGGTGATATATCctgggaggaggaggaggacatcCCAGTTCCAACCAGAATAAAGGCTACCATGCGCGATATACCGAGGCGCGAGGCACCCTACGAGTACCGTCCCTTCGACCCGGAGGAGCTCGAGAGGTTCTTCGACGTAGAACAATACCCACCCGTTTTGCCACGTGGACCGCCACCCGGTCGCGAACATCTGCCACCAGAGCTCTGGGAAATAGAGGATCCTTGGGCAACGTGCGGCATCTGTCCGAAGCAAGAAGTGTCCGATCTTATTCGCTTCGAGAGTCCTTAG
- the LOC105203016 gene encoding 4-hydroxybutyrate coenzyme A transferase isoform X1 has product MAALKRITSLTRALATMTSASRGLPCLQHATRKTFFTYVNEPSMPIPGKEPCWLKTADEAIEQAELDSDQVVYVQGAAATPVELLRAMTDYGVRCDVRNVRLYHMHMEGAAPFAKPENAKHFRSISLFIGGNVRPAVNAGTADCIPIFLHEIPRLFKEGYLKPDIALIHVSPPDEKGYCSFGTSVDCARSAVSHSKRVVALVNKHMPRTFGDALIHESHLDFAVEHHQPLPIHPVKAPSKGEQLIGKHIAENLVVDGATLQLGIGSIPDAVLSQLGNHKDLGIHSEMFSDGVVDLVNKGCITNNQKTMHRGRIVGSFCVGSEKLYEFMDNNPFIEMLVVDYVNDPRIVAKQPKMTAINSCIEVDITGQICSDSIGTRMYSGFGGQLDFITGAAMSEDRQGKPIIAFQSVTSKGHSKIQPVLTSGAGVVTNRAVVRYVVTEQGIASLFGKSLQQRAYALIQVAHPDHRESLEKSAFERLKMMPAP; this is encoded by the exons ATGGCGGCCCTTAAACGAATCACCAGCCTGACTAGGGCACTCGCGACGATGACATCCGCGTCGCGTGGATTGCCCTGCCTTCAGCATGCCACGAGGAAGACCTTCTTTACATACGTGAACGAGCCTTCGATGCCAATTCCCGGCAAGGAGCCCTGCTGGCTGAAGACCGCCGACGAGGCCATCGAACAGGCTGAACTCGACTCAG atCAGGTGGTGTACGTCCAGGGTGCTGCAGCGACACCCGTTGAATTATTGAGAGCGATGACCGATTATGGAGTCCGTTGTGATGTGAGAAATGTCCGTTTATATCACATGCATATGGAGGGAGCAGCTCCATTCGCTAAGCCAGAAAACGCAA aGCACTTTAGATCCATCAGCTTGTTCATCGGTGGCAACGTGCGACCAGCGGTGAACGCGGGCACTGCAGACTGTATTCCCATTTTTCTACATGAGATTCCGCGTCTCTTCAAAGAGGGCTATCTAAAGCCCGACATCGCGCTCATACATGTGTCTCCACCAGACGAGAAGGGTTATTGCTCTTTCGGCACCAGTGTAGACTGCGCCCGGTCCGCCGTGAGTCATTCCAAACGTGTCGTAG cctTAGTCAATAAGCACATGCCTAGGACCTTCGGTGATGCTCTCATTCATGAAAGCCACTTGGATTTTGCTGTGGAACATCACCAACCGCTACCGATTCATCCGGTGAAGGCGCCATCCAAGGGTGAGCAGCTAATCGGCAAGCACATCGCCGAGAATCTGGTAGTGGACGGTGCTACGTTGCAACTGGGTATCGGCAGCATACCCGACGCCGTACTGTCACAGTTGGGTAATCACAAGGATCTGGGTATCCACAGCGAAATGTTCAGTGATGGTGTGGTGGATCTTGTGAACAAGGGTTGCATCACGAACAATCAGAAAACGATGCATCGAGGTCGAATTGTCGGCTCATTCTGCGTGGGCTCGGAAAAGCTCTACGAATTCATGGATAATAATCCCTTTATTG AGATGCTGGTGGTAGATTACGTTAATGATCCTAGAATAGTCGCTAAGCAACCAAAGATGACTGCCATCAATTCGTGTATCGAAGTGGACATCACCGGTCAGATCTGTTCGGACAGTATAGGAACGAGAATGTACTCTGGTTTCGGTGGACAACTAGATTTTATCACTGGTGCCGCGATGAGTGAAGATCGGCAAGGAAAACCAATCATAGCGTTTCAATCAGTTACGTCTAAGGGCCATAGCAAAATACAGCCGGTTCTAACATCTG GTGCCGGAGTAGTCACCAACAGAGCAGTGGTACGATATGTCGTGACAGAGCAGGGAATCGCTAGTTTATTTGGCAAGAGTCTTCAGCAACGTGCGTACGCGTTGATCCAAGTGGCTCATCCCGATCACAGAGAATCGCTCGAGAAGTCTGCGTTTGAACGCCTAAAAATGATGCCTGCTCCTTAA
- the LOC105203016 gene encoding 4-hydroxybutyrate coenzyme A transferase isoform X2, protein MMHSYTNLFADQVVYVQGAAATPVELLRAMTDYGVRCDVRNVRLYHMHMEGAAPFAKPENAKHFRSISLFIGGNVRPAVNAGTADCIPIFLHEIPRLFKEGYLKPDIALIHVSPPDEKGYCSFGTSVDCARSAVSHSKRVVALVNKHMPRTFGDALIHESHLDFAVEHHQPLPIHPVKAPSKGEQLIGKHIAENLVVDGATLQLGIGSIPDAVLSQLGNHKDLGIHSEMFSDGVVDLVNKGCITNNQKTMHRGRIVGSFCVGSEKLYEFMDNNPFIEMLVVDYVNDPRIVAKQPKMTAINSCIEVDITGQICSDSIGTRMYSGFGGQLDFITGAAMSEDRQGKPIIAFQSVTSKGHSKIQPVLTSGAGVVTNRAVVRYVVTEQGIASLFGKSLQQRAYALIQVAHPDHRESLEKSAFERLKMMPAP, encoded by the exons ATGATGCATTCATACACGAATTTATTTGCAG atCAGGTGGTGTACGTCCAGGGTGCTGCAGCGACACCCGTTGAATTATTGAGAGCGATGACCGATTATGGAGTCCGTTGTGATGTGAGAAATGTCCGTTTATATCACATGCATATGGAGGGAGCAGCTCCATTCGCTAAGCCAGAAAACGCAA aGCACTTTAGATCCATCAGCTTGTTCATCGGTGGCAACGTGCGACCAGCGGTGAACGCGGGCACTGCAGACTGTATTCCCATTTTTCTACATGAGATTCCGCGTCTCTTCAAAGAGGGCTATCTAAAGCCCGACATCGCGCTCATACATGTGTCTCCACCAGACGAGAAGGGTTATTGCTCTTTCGGCACCAGTGTAGACTGCGCCCGGTCCGCCGTGAGTCATTCCAAACGTGTCGTAG cctTAGTCAATAAGCACATGCCTAGGACCTTCGGTGATGCTCTCATTCATGAAAGCCACTTGGATTTTGCTGTGGAACATCACCAACCGCTACCGATTCATCCGGTGAAGGCGCCATCCAAGGGTGAGCAGCTAATCGGCAAGCACATCGCCGAGAATCTGGTAGTGGACGGTGCTACGTTGCAACTGGGTATCGGCAGCATACCCGACGCCGTACTGTCACAGTTGGGTAATCACAAGGATCTGGGTATCCACAGCGAAATGTTCAGTGATGGTGTGGTGGATCTTGTGAACAAGGGTTGCATCACGAACAATCAGAAAACGATGCATCGAGGTCGAATTGTCGGCTCATTCTGCGTGGGCTCGGAAAAGCTCTACGAATTCATGGATAATAATCCCTTTATTG AGATGCTGGTGGTAGATTACGTTAATGATCCTAGAATAGTCGCTAAGCAACCAAAGATGACTGCCATCAATTCGTGTATCGAAGTGGACATCACCGGTCAGATCTGTTCGGACAGTATAGGAACGAGAATGTACTCTGGTTTCGGTGGACAACTAGATTTTATCACTGGTGCCGCGATGAGTGAAGATCGGCAAGGAAAACCAATCATAGCGTTTCAATCAGTTACGTCTAAGGGCCATAGCAAAATACAGCCGGTTCTAACATCTG GTGCCGGAGTAGTCACCAACAGAGCAGTGGTACGATATGTCGTGACAGAGCAGGGAATCGCTAGTTTATTTGGCAAGAGTCTTCAGCAACGTGCGTACGCGTTGATCCAAGTGGCTCATCCCGATCACAGAGAATCGCTCGAGAAGTCTGCGTTTGAACGCCTAAAAATGATGCCTGCTCCTTAA
- the LOC105203018 gene encoding TGF-beta-activated kinase 1 and MAP3K7-binding protein 1, translating into MSTGAERPASMPFQDSQYNWTDDLPVCKQSGVGFSTNQIYREDGYRQEAHLFEDRSFHCRYDNSTFLYAVFDGHEGTKAANFAMQRMAAEILLGQLNDKSTDEEVKEVLRQAFIAVEKGYLESIGDLLAERASLQFDIPDGLTPYETYQKFPDLVDKLNALNCELSAGTSAVVALVYKGRLYVANVGDSRALLCKTDSNQVLRVVQLSVDHDLRNEDELLRLSQLGLDVESVRQGSHLGNQENTRCLGNYLVKGGYREFEELTASIAEPIIAEPEIHGSIELDESCRFLLLMSRGLYKSLEEATGTDQVNKELALIAVEQFRVQSTLTGVAQAVVDKVVRIHHDVNMSNTQNTMTTGKRDDITLLVRNFNFPLPHALKSPTSQSVRFNPVVQTAPNSIPDNEDLSSTSTGVTDDNADTSTTETSTTSDLYPPGARMAERNARIKPYVDFSEYYENVEKRRKEGTLPEGIDF; encoded by the exons atgtctACGGGTGCGGAACGTCCGGCTTCTATGCCTTTTCAGGACAGTCAATACAACTGGACGGACGATTTACCAGTTTGTAAACAGTccg GAGTAGGCTTCTCTACTAATCAAATCTACCGAGAGGATGGATATCGACAAGAGGCTCATCTATTTGAGGACCGTAGTTTTCATTGTAGATATGATAACTCTACGTTTCTTTATGCCGTATTTGACGGTCATGAAGGTACTAAGGCAGCTAATTTTGCTATGCAGAGGATGGCTGCAGAAATCCTACTTGGGCAGCTGAATGACAAATCAACTGACGAGGAGGTGAAGGAAGTTCTCCG GCAGGCATTTATAGCAGTTGAGAAAGGGTATCTAGAATCAATTGGTGATTTATTAGCAGAACGGGCTAGTCTGCAGTTTGACATACCTGATGGATTGACTCCCTATGAGACCTACCAAAAGTTTCCAGACTTG GTTGACAAACTAAATGCATTAAATTGTGAACTGTCAGCTGGGACTAGCGCTGTGGTTGCTTTGGTCTACAAAGGGAGGCTGTACGTCGCGAATGTCGGAGATAGCAGGGCACTGTTATGCAAAACAGACAGCAATCAAGTTTTAAGAGTAGTACAATTAAGCGTCGATCATGACTTGAGAAACGAAGACGAGCTTTTGCGATTATCTCAATTAGGCTTGGATGTTGAATCAGTTAGGCAAG GATCTCATCTTGGAAATCAAGAAAATACGCGTTGCCTCGGTAACTATCTAGTCAAGGGAGGATACAGAGAATTCGAAGAGCTAACAGCTTCTATAGCAGAACCAATTATCGCCGAACCAGAGATCCATGGAAGTATCGAACTAGATGAATCTTGTAGATTTTTATTGCTTATGTCGCGCGGCTTATATAAATCATTGGAAGAAGCGACCGGTACCGATCAAGTCAATAAGGAATTAGCTTTAATAGCAGTCGAACAG TTTCGAGTACAATCGACTTTAACTGGAGTCGCTCAGGCGGTGGTCGATAAGGTCGTGAGAATTCACCATGACGTAAACATGAGCAACACGCAGAACACTATGACCACTGGGAAGCGCGACGACATAACTCTCCTAGTGCGGAATTTCAATTTTCCGCTGCCGCACGCACTAAAGAGTCCGACTAGTCAGTCAGTCAGATTCAATCCCGTGGTTCAAACCGCGCCAAATAGCATACCGGACAACGAGGACTTATCGAGCACCAGCACAGGCGTCACAGATGATAACGCTGACACATCGACGACGGAAACATCAACGACGTCGGACTTGTATCCGCCTGGCGCCAGAATGGCGGAGCGAAATGCTAGAATTAAACCTTATGTAGATTTTTCAGAGTATTACGAAAACGTAGAAAAGAGACGAAAAGAGGGGACACTACCAGAAGGTATAGACTTTTAA
- the LOC105203017 gene encoding 4-hydroxybutyrate coenzyme A transferase, which produces MFRNLGLIFGKIRHAKSFQLCGQRYVQSLREPAQPLKRCPKWVCVEDAVKIINSEHLVYIQGGAATPMELVRAMTEHGVCNNLRGVRLVHMNLEGDTPFANPEFEKHFRSISLYVGTNLREAVNEGRADCIPVFLHETPKLFFEKRITPDIALIHVSMPDARGFCSLGVSADCTRAAICTAKVLIAQVNEHMPRTFGDTIIHSSHFDWAVRYDCPLPCVACLPPNDIEQEIGKIIALRLIEDGATLQLGIGCIPDAVLCALVNHKDLGIHTEVMCDAMVDLVQHGNITNKCKTRHRGRIVSSFAIGTKRLYDFLHNNSVVEMLAINYVNDPRIISMQPKMTAINSCIEMDLTGQVCSDSLGCKMYSGFGGQLDFLRGAAISVDGRGKAIIAFPSVTSQGESKIQPVLKLGAGVVVTRAHAHYIVTEHGVADLFGKTLRQRANALIQIAHPDHRECLEKAAFERLKSNPTKYL; this is translated from the exons ATGTTCCGAAATCTTGGAttgatttttggaaaaatacgGCACGCGAAATCTTTCCAATTATGTGGACAACGATATGTGCAAAGCTTGAGGGAACCCGCTCAACCTTTAAAACGATGTCCAAAATGGGTTTGCGTAGAAGATGCggtaaagattataaattcag AGCATTTAGTTTACATACAAGGTGGAGCGGCCACGCCAATGGAACTCGTGCGCGCTATGACCGAGCATGGTGTATGTAATAATTTGCGTGGGGTCAGATTAGTACATATGAATCTTGAGGGAGACACACCATTCGCTAATCCGGAGTTTGAGA AGCACTTCAGGTCCATCAGTCTGTATGTGGGTACTAATCTCAGAGAAGCAGTAAACGAGGGACGTGCTGACTGCATTCCCGTGTTCCTGCATGAGACACCAAAGTTATtctttgaaaaaagaattactCCAGACATTGCGCTGATCCACGTGAGCATGCCAGACGCACGTGGATTCTGCTCGCTCGGTGTGAGCGCGGATTGCACTCGCGCTGCGATTTGCACTGCTAAAGTTCTTATTG CGCAAGTAAACGAGCATATGCCGAGGACGTTTGGCGACACAATAATCCATTCGAGTCATTTTGACTGGGCGGTGAGGTATGACTGTCCTTTGCCATGCGTAGCTTGCCTCCCGCCTAATGATATCGAACAAGAAATCGGCAAAATCATTGCGCTGCGACTAATCGAGGATGGAGCTACATTGCAGCTCGGCATCGGTTGTATCCCTGACGCGGTGCTCTGTGCCCTAGTCAATCACAAAGACCTAGGCATACATACTGAAGTTATGTGCGACGCGATGGTTGATCTGGTTCAACACGGCAATATCACGAATAAGTGTAAAACCAGGCACAGAGGACGCATAGTGAGCTCCTTTGCCATCGGCACAAAAAGATTGTATGATTTTCTGCACAACAATTCGGTCGTCG AAATGCTAGCGATCAATTATGTGAACGATCCTCGAATAATCTCGATGCAGCCGAAAATGACGGCCATCAACTCTTGCATCGAGATGGACCTCACCGGCCAGGTGTGCTCGGACAGTTTAGGTTGTAAGATGTATTCCGGTTTCGGCGGTCAACTGGATTTTCTACGAGGCGCGGCGATCAGTGTAGACGGTCGTGGGAAAGCCATCATCGCGTTTCCCTCGGTCACCAGTCAAGGAGAGAGTAAAATACAACCGGTGCTGAAACTCG GAGCCGGAGTGGTAGTAACAAGAGCTCATGCGCATTATATCGTTACGGAACACGGAGTGGCGGATCTTTTCGGTAAAACCTTACGACAAAGAGCAAATGCACTGATCCAAATCGCGCATCCTGATCACAGAGAATGCCTCGAAAAAGCCGCATTTGAGCGCTTGAAATCTAACCCGACAAAGTATCTGTAA